In Coregonus clupeaformis isolate EN_2021a chromosome 5, ASM2061545v1, whole genome shotgun sequence, the sequence TATTGTCTATTATGTCGTTTGATCGCTACATAGCTATCTGTCATCCATTAAGGTACCACTCGATCATGACTAAGAGCACTGTTGTAAGTCTCATTGCCTCTGCTTGGCTGATTGACTTTCTACTGGTGGGGATCCTGTTCGGGCTCATGTTGCGTTTCCCTGTTTGTAAAACAGTTATCGTGAACATCTTTTGTGACAACGTGGCCCTGTTAAGACTGACCTGTGCAACAGACACCACAGTGAACAACATctatggcttattcatcacaggTGTACTCCATGGGGGAGGGTGTTTTTCTGTGGTGTTCTCCTACTCATTGATTCTATTCACATGCTTTAAAAGTAGTGACTCTGATGCCAAGCTAAAGGCCTTGCATACCTGTGCCACACACCTGCTTGTCTTTCTAATCTATGAGTTCTCAGGTATCATTATTGTCCTTGTGTATCGAATACCAAACAGTCCACTCCTACTTCAGACATTTGCAGGAATGATATTTGTTGTATTTCCTTCAGGTCTAAACCCAGTAATATATGGTATCAAAACTAAAGAGATTAGAGTGAAATTACTTCTGCTTTTCTCCATGGCAAAAGGTTCAGTTAGAGCAGTAAAAGTCAATACTGTAACTTTATAATGTAACGTTAATTCCTCATTGTTCTGTTTGTTATATGTTTTAATTTCTATTGTCAAGGAATATAATACTCAAGAGGAATGTATGTTAAAAAGCATTGGGATGTCAATGTATGTTAGAAAGCATTGGGACCAGAAGAGGAGCTATAGTATGTTGCCCTACTGCCTGTCTCCTTTCCATCTGTCTAAGTAAAgggtaaatatacagtatatatatatatatatatatacagtggggcaaaaaagtatttaatcagccaccaattgtgcaagttctcccacttaaaaagatgagagaggcctgtaattttcatcataggtacacgtcaactatgacagacaaaatgaggaaagaaaatccagaaaatcacattgtaggattttttatgaatttatttgcaaattatggtggaaaataagtatttggtcaataacaaaagtttctcaatactttgttatataccctttgttggcaatgacacagg encodes:
- the LOC121568124 gene encoding olfactory receptor 52D1-like; translated protein: MGKIDLTSEGKYLTVLIGSLIYLFTLFGNLSLLAVIAFNRNLHGPMYLFLFNLSINDLIGISAMIPRVMSDVLSEDRHITYPACLIQAFCIHMYGGATLLILSIMSFDRYIAICHPLRYHSIMTKSTVVSLIASAWLIDFLLVGILFGLMLRFPVCKTVIVNIFCDNVALLRLTCATDTTVNNIYGLFITGVLHGGGCFSVVFSYSLILFTCFKSSDSDAKLKALHTCATHLLVFLIYEFSGIIIVLVYRIPNSPLLLQTFAGMIFVVFPSGLNPVIYGIKTKEIRVKLLLLFSMAKGSVRAVKVNTVTL